The following proteins are co-located in the Chlorocebus sabaeus isolate Y175 chromosome 21, mChlSab1.0.hap1, whole genome shotgun sequence genome:
- the POM121L12 gene encoding POM121-like protein 12 — MNLEIIMLSDAIGEPTGGKSTETESGFLVVAAGETVWASGHVASAWRHCGVSRAHAPRAFQAPRGQRSPSLGRCSLAKSADVRNFWKAGEPLLQGPDALAAPMGRSPSTPQTTLSPRSHQSPWPQRSPTQSHIQYVQWGRLAPSTHLTEVRLSQDPHKSRRVGSEAWRRPALPGETALGRNLSCAWEGCMKRGLCRARNPGRTWSPMTIRIAPPEHQESPWGSPGQRGRPASRPAAQELPDFCTRETLLRAVSQCRKRSARFEGPLWFEVSDSKGGRWNLESRPSAFKPLSKNGAVASFVPRPGPLKPSVGPWSLSVCDDTWPFVLVQPAPSAIWDFWEATTPSCGSCSRVSFTLQDTQSAGSFGF, encoded by the exons ATGAACCTAGAAATCATCATGCTAAGTGATGCCATAGGAGAGCCGACAGGAGGgaagtctacagagacagaaagtggattccTGGTCGTCGCAGCTGGGGAGACCG TCTGGGCGTCTGGGCACGTGGCCTCCGCGTGGCGCCATTGTGGAGTGTCCCGTGCCCACGCCCCACGTGCCTTCCAAGCGCCCAGAGGCCAACGGTCCCCCAGCCTTGGGCGCTGTAGCCTGGCCAAGTCCGCAGACGTCAGGAACTTCTGGAAGGCGGGCGAACCCCTGCTGCAAGGCCCCGACGCCCTGGCGGCTCCCATGGGCAGGTCACCCAGCACGCCCCAGACCACGCTGTCTCCCCGGAGTCACCAGAGCCCGTGGCCCCAGAGGTCCCCGACACAGAGCCATATTCAGTACGTCCAGTGGGGGCGCCTGGCGCCCAGCACCCACCTCACTGAGGTGCGGCTCAGCCAGGACCCCCACAAGTCCCGGCGGGTGGGCTCCGAGGCCTGGAGGCGCCCTGCCCTGCCCGGGGAGACCGCCCTGGGGCGAAACCTCTCCTGCGCCTGGGAGGGTTGCATGAAAAGGGGGCTGTGTCGTGCCCGGAACCCAGGACGGACCTGGAGCCCGATGACCATCAGGATCGCCCCTCCCGAGCATCAGGAGAGCCCCTGGGGATCCCCAGGACAGCGAGGCCGCCCCGCAAGCCGCCCCGCCGCCCAGGAGCTCCCGGACTTCTGCACCCGGGAGACTCTGCTGAGGGCTGTCAGCCAGTGTCGCAAGAGAAGCGCCAGGTTCGAAGGACCACTGTGGTTCGAGGTCTCAGACAGCAAGGGCGGCAGGTGGAACCTGGAGTCCCGGCCCTCTGCCTTCAAGCCCCTGAGCAAAAATGGAGCGGTTGCTTCCTTCGTGCCCAGGCCAGGGCCTCTGAAGCCGAGCGTCGGCCCCTGGAGCCTCAGTGTTTGTGATGATACTTGGCCTTTCGTTCTGGTCCAGCCAGCCCCGTCCGCCATCTGGGACTTCTGGGAGGCGACAACGCCTTCCTGCGGCAGCTGCAGTAGGGTCTCCTTCACTCTCCAGGACACCCAGTCTGCTGGCTCCTTTGGCTTCTAA